In Dioscorea cayenensis subsp. rotundata cultivar TDr96_F1 unplaced genomic scaffold, TDr96_F1_v2_PseudoChromosome.rev07_lg8_w22 25.fasta BLBR01001640.1, whole genome shotgun sequence, the following proteins share a genomic window:
- the LOC120256778 gene encoding uncharacterized protein LOC120256778 has protein sequence MIPTLGPLEKCGTFTVKSFYKFLIDGGTRSPLYPLFWKIRCPSKITLLSWLAGEDKILTLSNIFKKGCNFQHSTDTCVLCHNSSETLQHLFIDCEFSKRIWAFFYHSLDSSSLPQSIPYLWTSWIPSLAPQSQPLWDLVSRAILWNIWLERNSRIFQLLALPQLSTIFKTVNMLLSWFPTVADRHQQSLTEASQKSSVL, from the coding sequence ATGATACCTACACTTGGACCCTTAGAAAAATGTGGCACCTTCActgttaaatctttttataaatttctcattgatggtggaaCTCGCAGCCCCTTATACCCACTTTTCTGGAAGATCCGTTGCCCCAGCAAAATCACTCTCTTATCCTGGCTGGCTGGCGAAGACAAAATCCTCACTTTATCCAACATCTTCAAGAAGGGTTGCAATTTTCAACACTCCACTGATACCTGTGTCCTCTGTCACAATTCCTCAGAGACGCTCCAACACCTCTTCATTGACTGTGAATTTTCTAAACGCATCTGGGCATTCTTCTATCACTCCTTAGACTCATCTTCCCTCCCACAATCCATTCCCTACTTATGGACTTCCTGGATCCCGTCCCTCGCTCCTCAATCTCAACCTCTCTGGGACCTTGTCTCCCGTGCAATCttgtggaacatttggcttgaaaggAATTCTCGTATCTTTCAACTTCTTGCGTTGCCTCAGTTAAGCACTATCTTTAAAACTGttaatatgcttctttcttggttcCCGACAGTTGCAGATAGACATCAACAATCTCTTACTGAAGCTTCTCAAAAATCAAGCGTTCTCTAG